One segment of Thermococcus profundus DNA contains the following:
- a CDS encoding leucine/methionine racemase produces the protein MGIPRTKEEVVERYSRVFPRASRVTYTPLVGVRAENAKVWDIEGREYIDFLSDAAVQNVGHNNPRVVRAVKEQTDRLLHFTFIYGFPVEPLLLAEKLAEIVPVRGPKVSFGLSGSDANDGAIKFARAYTGRRTVLSYLRSYYGSTYGAMSVTGLDFEVRSKVGELSGIHYIPYPNCYRCPFGKTPKTCRMECVEYLKEKFEGEVHAEGVAALFAEPIQGDAGMVVPPEDYFRKVKKILDEHGILLVVDEVQSGLGRTGKWFAIEHFGVEPDIITLAKPLGGGLPISAVIGRAEIMDSLPPLGHAFTLSGNPVASRAALEVIEEIEERGLLTRAEKLGKYTKKRLEKMKEEHELIGDVRGLGLMLGVDLVKDRETKERAYDEARKVVWRAYELGLILAFLQGNVLRIQPPLTIEEELLDEGLNRLERAIADVEEGKVPDSVLTKVQGW, from the coding sequence ATGGGCATACCCAGAACCAAAGAGGAGGTCGTTGAGAGGTACTCCCGGGTTTTCCCAAGGGCATCCCGGGTTACGTACACCCCCCTCGTGGGAGTCAGGGCTGAGAACGCCAAGGTGTGGGACATTGAGGGTAGGGAGTACATAGATTTCCTTAGCGATGCGGCCGTCCAGAACGTCGGCCACAACAACCCCAGGGTCGTCCGGGCCGTTAAGGAGCAGACCGACCGGCTGCTGCACTTCACTTTCATCTACGGCTTTCCCGTGGAGCCGCTCCTCCTGGCGGAGAAGCTGGCGGAAATAGTGCCGGTGAGAGGGCCGAAGGTCTCCTTTGGGCTGAGTGGTAGCGATGCAAACGACGGTGCGATAAAGTTCGCGAGAGCCTATACTGGAAGGAGAACAGTCCTCAGCTATTTGAGGAGCTACTACGGTTCCACCTATGGTGCCATGAGCGTAACGGGTCTCGATTTTGAGGTGCGTTCGAAAGTTGGGGAGCTCAGCGGAATCCACTACATCCCCTATCCGAACTGCTACCGTTGCCCCTTCGGGAAAACCCCGAAGACATGCAGGATGGAGTGCGTGGAGTACTTGAAGGAAAAATTCGAGGGGGAGGTCCATGCCGAGGGGGTTGCCGCACTCTTTGCTGAGCCCATACAGGGCGATGCCGGTATGGTGGTTCCGCCGGAGGATTACTTCAGGAAGGTCAAGAAGATCCTCGATGAACACGGGATCCTCCTCGTAGTCGACGAAGTCCAGAGCGGCTTGGGACGGACCGGGAAGTGGTTCGCTATAGAGCACTTCGGCGTTGAGCCGGACATAATCACCCTCGCAAAGCCCCTCGGCGGGGGACTGCCGATAAGCGCGGTAATCGGGAGGGCCGAGATAATGGATTCCCTCCCTCCTCTGGGCCACGCGTTCACGCTCAGTGGGAATCCCGTCGCCAGCAGGGCCGCCCTGGAGGTAATCGAGGAGATAGAGGAGAGAGGCTTATTAACGAGGGCCGAGAAGCTTGGGAAATACACAAAGAAGCGTCTGGAGAAGATGAAAGAGGAACACGAACTCATAGGAGACGTCCGCGGCCTGGGTTTAATGCTCGGCGTCGACCTCGTGAAGGACAGGGAAACAAAGGAGAGGGCCTATGATGAGGCGAGGAAGGTGGTATGGCGCGCCTACGAGCTGGGTCTTATTCTCGCATTCCTCCAGGGAAACGTGCTCCGCATACAGCCGCCGCTCACGATAGAAGAGGAGCTCCTCGACGAGGGCCTCAACAGGCTCGAGCGGGCAATCGCCGACGTCGAAGAGGGGAAGGTGCCGGACAGCGTTCTGACGAAAGTGCAGGGCTGGTAG
- a CDS encoding Lrp/AsnC family transcriptional regulator, whose product MRENDELDNLDRLILRILQDDGRASYSEIARRLKVPESTVRLRVKRLVERGVIRRFSALINPFKAGYSIVAFIAVDAEPSRVKKVAEELSELPEVDVLGIATGAHDILMQVTVRDLKELENFLIEKLGRIEGIRSTETSILTSVRKWGYARVF is encoded by the coding sequence ATGCGCGAAAATGATGAACTTGACAACCTGGACAGACTCATACTCCGGATCCTTCAGGATGACGGAAGGGCCAGCTACTCGGAGATAGCAAGGAGACTCAAGGTGCCCGAATCGACGGTCAGACTGAGGGTAAAACGGCTGGTGGAAAGGGGAGTCATAAGGCGGTTCTCCGCGCTGATCAATCCATTTAAAGCTGGATATTCAATAGTAGCGTTCATAGCCGTGGATGCAGAGCCGAGCAGGGTGAAGAAAGTGGCGGAAGAGCTGAGCGAACTGCCAGAGGTGGACGTCCTGGGCATAGCCACCGGTGCCCACGACATCCTGATGCAGGTAACCGTGAGAGACCTCAAGGAACTTGAAAACTTCCTCATAGAGAAGCTGGGCCGGATCGAAGGCATAAGAAGTACCGAAACTTCGATCCTGACGAGCGTGAGGAAGTGGGGTTACGCCAGGGTTTTTTGA
- a CDS encoding Ig-like domain-containing protein, which translates to MRGVRLILAVLLVASVLPIPFGEAAQSPPFEMAPVKDVVSVLPGSLVSIPVRVANLRGESLTNLTLSVVWETHAGSYVVNRTLSIGPFESTVADLSLKVPFLPSGNYTAELVGTWGNFSVGRNITIMVEKLVQYSLSTDANGPYTYGSDISIHVSATSYSNDMIAGPITAMIMRDGEAVMKYQTEIGLQPEETWTHKLIIPEAKIGNYTLFVSANLSGVVRNLTRDFQVLPRHYTYSVEFKNGKILVGVYFANGTPAKGVEVQINGTTLFTDEDGKAVFVPERQGLYTVRLNLDGITKEETVKVEWHYKYELWYGDGRINVRVLYENGTPASGILVEINGQNATTDHNGVIHFPVNQPGVYEIVLHLGEGIEKTFIQVGKLFVIPEIRGDRLSIVVKDSNGNPVPNTTVSIATASGELTFVTDENGTLLIPLSKLGHGTVSISAKARGYIGDNRTLTLPEAHSTTSPTTTTAPEETTSTTSTAEASPVGESRKGPSAWEVLVLVLSIAIGGGSSYLAFMRPHVIEEELGRYYFVKLRAPRLVSLRGFRWERGMNAVEVRATKGKAMIEGSKVVWEVEELKPGEEAVLQVVLG; encoded by the coding sequence GTGAGGGGAGTTAGACTCATCCTTGCCGTCCTGCTCGTGGCTTCGGTTCTCCCTATACCCTTCGGAGAGGCCGCACAGTCGCCGCCTTTTGAGATGGCCCCGGTAAAGGACGTCGTGAGCGTCCTTCCGGGAAGCCTCGTGAGTATTCCCGTGAGGGTTGCCAACCTCCGCGGCGAGAGCCTCACCAACCTCACACTCTCGGTTGTGTGGGAAACCCACGCCGGCAGTTACGTGGTCAACCGGACTCTCTCCATCGGTCCCTTTGAGAGCACGGTCGCTGATCTGAGTCTTAAAGTTCCGTTTCTCCCTTCCGGGAACTACACTGCAGAACTCGTTGGAACGTGGGGCAACTTCTCAGTGGGGCGGAACATCACGATAATGGTTGAAAAGCTTGTGCAGTACTCCCTCTCAACCGATGCCAATGGCCCCTACACGTATGGGTCCGATATCTCCATACACGTCTCGGCCACCTCTTACTCCAACGATATGATCGCAGGGCCCATCACGGCGATGATTATGAGGGACGGAGAGGCTGTCATGAAGTACCAGACTGAAATTGGGCTTCAGCCGGAGGAAACGTGGACCCACAAGCTCATAATCCCCGAGGCTAAAATTGGGAACTACACCCTTTTCGTCTCTGCCAATCTCTCGGGAGTCGTGAGGAACCTCACCAGAGATTTCCAGGTTCTGCCGAGGCACTACACTTATTCTGTGGAGTTTAAGAACGGAAAAATCCTCGTAGGGGTGTACTTTGCCAACGGAACTCCCGCGAAGGGTGTTGAGGTTCAGATAAACGGGACGACGCTGTTTACTGATGAAGACGGAAAGGCCGTCTTCGTGCCGGAGAGGCAGGGACTCTACACCGTCCGGCTCAACCTGGACGGGATTACGAAGGAAGAGACCGTGAAGGTTGAGTGGCACTACAAATACGAGCTCTGGTACGGCGATGGAAGGATAAACGTCAGGGTTCTCTATGAGAACGGAACCCCTGCATCTGGAATACTCGTCGAAATCAACGGTCAGAATGCCACAACGGATCACAACGGCGTGATCCACTTCCCAGTAAACCAGCCGGGTGTGTACGAGATCGTGCTTCACCTTGGGGAGGGAATTGAAAAAACCTTCATCCAGGTGGGGAAGCTCTTCGTCATCCCCGAGATTCGGGGGGATAGGCTGTCCATAGTAGTTAAGGACTCCAACGGGAACCCGGTTCCCAACACAACCGTCAGCATTGCAACGGCTTCAGGGGAGCTTACTTTTGTGACGGATGAGAACGGCACTCTCCTCATTCCTCTGAGTAAACTCGGCCACGGGACGGTCTCAATAAGCGCGAAAGCTCGGGGATATATTGGAGACAACAGAACGCTTACCCTCCCAGAGGCCCACAGCACGACATCCCCCACGACGACCACTGCTCCGGAGGAAACGACCTCCACTACATCAACGGCCGAGGCAAGTCCGGTTGGGGAGTCGAGGAAAGGCCCCTCAGCATGGGAGGTACTCGTACTCGTTCTATCCATAGCGATAGGGGGAGGAAGTTCCTATCTGGCCTTCATGAGGCCGCACGTCATTGAGGAGGAGCTCGGGAGGTACTACTTCGTCAAGCTCAGGGCACCCCGCCTCGTTTCCCTCAGGGGCTTCAGGTGGGAGAGGGGAATGAACGCCGTTGAAGTCAGGGCGACGAAGGGGAAGGCCATGATTGAGGGCTCCAAGGTCGTGTGGGAAGTTGAGGAGCTGAAGCCGGGGGAGGAAGCGGTTCTCCAGGTTGTCCTCGGCTGA
- the hjc gene encoding Holliday junction resolvase Hjc, translating to MKYRRGASAERELIHRLEERGFAVIRSAGSKKVDIVAGNGKLYLCIEVKSTHSDRLYLSEEDIEKLSAFSKKFGGRAFLAVKFVNREWRFFEPDRLVKAGKTYRVSYSDGGMTLDEALGIQKTLLGVLKSEGS from the coding sequence ATGAAATACAGAAGGGGTGCCAGCGCGGAGAGGGAGCTTATCCACAGGCTTGAGGAGAGGGGCTTTGCGGTGATCCGCTCAGCGGGGAGTAAGAAGGTGGACATAGTAGCGGGCAACGGAAAGCTCTACCTCTGCATAGAGGTGAAGAGCACGCATTCGGACAGGCTCTACCTGAGTGAGGAGGATATCGAGAAGCTGAGCGCTTTCTCAAAGAAGTTTGGAGGCAGGGCTTTTCTCGCTGTAAAGTTCGTAAACCGGGAGTGGAGGTTTTTTGAGCCAGATAGGCTCGTGAAGGCCGGGAAGACCTATAGAGTGAGCTACTCGGATGGGGGCATGACCCTCGATGAGGCTCTCGGAATTCAGAAAACCCTTCTGGGGGTGCTGAAGAGTGAGGGGAGTTAG
- a CDS encoding gamma carbonic anhydrase family protein, translating into MPIYALGEKKPKIHETAFIDESASVIGDVVLEEKTSVWPSAVLRGDIEQIYIGCCSNVQDNVSIHTSHGLPTKVGKYVTIGHNAVVHGATIDDYVIIGMGAVILDGAKIGKHVIIGAGALVPPNKEIPDYSLVVGVPGKVVRQLSEEEVEWTKKNAEIYMELAKLHLEKRKRL; encoded by the coding sequence ATGCCTATTTACGCGCTGGGTGAGAAGAAGCCCAAAATTCACGAGACGGCTTTCATCGACGAGAGTGCCTCGGTAATCGGCGACGTCGTCCTTGAGGAGAAGACGAGCGTCTGGCCCTCCGCCGTTCTCCGCGGGGATATAGAGCAGATCTACATCGGCTGCTGTTCCAACGTCCAGGACAACGTCAGCATACACACTTCCCACGGCCTCCCAACAAAGGTTGGGAAGTACGTGACCATCGGCCACAACGCCGTAGTCCACGGGGCCACCATAGACGACTACGTCATAATCGGAATGGGCGCGGTGATCCTCGACGGTGCCAAGATAGGGAAGCATGTGATAATCGGTGCAGGGGCTCTGGTTCCCCCCAACAAGGAGATTCCAGACTACAGCCTCGTTGTCGGCGTCCCCGGAAAGGTCGTTAGACAGCTCAGCGAGGAAGAGGTAGAGTGGACGAAGAAGAACGCGGAGATATACATGGAGCTGGCAAAACTCCATCTTGAGAAGAGGAAGAGACTGTAA
- the uppS gene encoding polyprenyl diphosphate synthase produces MFYRLISKVPPLIFKPVYDLYESYLLEKVKSGNIPRHVAIIMDGNRRWAKKLEKPPWYGHLFGSNKLEEILEWCRELGIRTLTAYAFSTENFKRSPEEVNALMNLFEKKFRELVSDERVHKYGIRVNVIGRKELLPENVREAAEEAERATKKYSNYTLNLAIAYGGRSEITDAVREIVQDALRGRIKPEEIDEDLIKRYLYHPNMPDPDIVIRTGGEIRISNFLLYQIAYSELFFVDVYFPEFRKIDFLRIIREYQKRQRRFGR; encoded by the coding sequence ATGTTCTACCGTCTGATCTCAAAGGTTCCCCCCCTTATTTTTAAACCGGTTTATGACCTCTACGAGTCGTACCTACTGGAGAAGGTCAAATCCGGAAACATACCGAGGCACGTGGCCATAATCATGGACGGAAACCGGCGGTGGGCAAAGAAGCTTGAGAAGCCTCCCTGGTACGGTCACCTCTTCGGGTCCAACAAGCTTGAAGAGATTCTCGAATGGTGCCGTGAACTGGGGATAAGAACGCTTACTGCCTACGCTTTCTCAACGGAGAACTTCAAGCGCTCTCCAGAGGAGGTAAACGCTCTCATGAACCTCTTCGAGAAAAAGTTCAGGGAGCTGGTCAGCGACGAGAGGGTTCACAAGTACGGCATCAGGGTAAACGTCATCGGGAGAAAGGAGCTCCTCCCTGAGAACGTTAGGGAGGCCGCTGAAGAGGCCGAGAGAGCCACCAAAAAGTACAGCAACTACACCCTGAACCTGGCCATAGCCTACGGCGGAAGGAGCGAGATAACCGATGCAGTCAGGGAGATAGTTCAGGATGCCCTTAGGGGACGGATAAAGCCGGAGGAGATAGATGAGGATCTGATAAAGCGCTACCTGTACCACCCGAACATGCCCGATCCTGACATAGTAATAAGAACCGGTGGCGAGATAAGGATAAGCAACTTCCTGCTGTACCAGATAGCCTACAGCGAGCTCTTCTTCGTCGACGTCTATTTCCCTGAATTCAGGAAGATAGACTTCCTGAGGATAATAAGGGAGTACCAGAAGAGGCAGAGAAGGTTTGGAAGGTAA